In a genomic window of Demequina muriae:
- the hisI gene encoding phosphoribosyl-AMP cyclohydrolase — MPLDADIASRLKRTDDGLVCAVVQERATRDVLMVAWMNDEALHATLTTGRAVYWSRSRGELWRKGDTSGHIQIVHGVEIDCDGDALLVTVTQEGPACHTGTTRCFDAGGELPVSAVAAP; from the coding sequence ATGCCTCTCGATGCCGACATCGCCTCGCGTCTCAAGCGCACCGACGACGGGCTCGTGTGCGCCGTCGTTCAGGAGCGCGCCACGCGTGACGTGCTCATGGTCGCCTGGATGAACGACGAGGCGCTCCACGCGACGCTGACCACCGGACGCGCGGTGTACTGGAGCCGCTCTCGGGGCGAGCTGTGGCGCAAGGGCGACACGTCGGGACACATCCAGATCGTCCACGGGGTGGAGATCGATTGCGACGGCGACGCCCTGCTGGTGACGGTCACTCAGGAAGGTCCGGCGTGCCACACCGGCACGACGCGCTGCTTCGACGCCGGCGGCGAACTGCCCGTCTCGGCCGTGGCGGCTCCGTGA
- a CDS encoding ABC transporter ATP-binding protein, with translation MNEDSSVMQMFKRGLQVSPEFRVGLTVTLILAAFAAVGRAAVPFLTQRVTDEGLLADGGVDVDTVVSYAVAGSVVLVIAAILAWQVRVRMVTAAEKGLATLRIRAFGKVHELSVLTQNEEQRGRYVSRVTGDVETMRDLMQWTGAAMIISALESTVVFMVMLAYSWQLSLLVLLAFLPMVGSLLWIQPRVRRAFQVVRSKMADLMGRTSEQIVGVATIRSYGVQQRMRDQLHGEIDDILAAERKASILASANFSSTVIGQSLATGLALIGGTMLAVRGELTVGTVVAFAFLVYMFAGPLMWIIEMLAEMQRAVVGWKRVLELVDQEVTVADPGDDGTPIPHGHGELSVEGVRLTYSDGPEVLKGVDLAVPAGRRIALVGQTGSGKTSLARLMSRFFDPTEGVVRVGGVDLREVPMRSLRRSVAVVPQEGFLFDGTVRSNLAYALPQASDEDLEHRALAAFESLGLDAWIAALPHGLDTPVGPRGELLSAGERQLVSIARAYLRDPDLLILDEATSAVDPATEVRISRALEGLMQGRTAVVIAHRLSTAERADVVAVMEQGELVEVGPHRELVAAGGIYASLYGAWVSQTRD, from the coding sequence ATGAACGAAGACTCGAGCGTGATGCAGATGTTCAAGCGCGGTCTGCAGGTCAGCCCCGAGTTCCGCGTCGGCCTCACCGTCACCCTGATCCTCGCGGCGTTCGCGGCGGTGGGTCGGGCGGCGGTGCCGTTCCTGACGCAGCGCGTGACCGACGAAGGCCTGCTGGCTGACGGCGGCGTCGACGTCGACACCGTCGTGTCCTACGCGGTGGCGGGATCCGTCGTGCTGGTGATCGCCGCCATCCTCGCCTGGCAGGTGCGCGTGCGCATGGTCACGGCTGCAGAGAAGGGCCTCGCGACGCTGCGCATCCGCGCGTTCGGGAAGGTGCACGAGCTGTCGGTGCTCACCCAGAATGAGGAGCAGCGCGGTCGGTACGTGTCGCGTGTCACCGGCGACGTCGAGACCATGCGCGACCTGATGCAGTGGACCGGCGCCGCGATGATCATCTCCGCGCTCGAGTCGACTGTGGTGTTCATGGTGATGCTCGCGTACTCCTGGCAGCTGTCGCTGCTGGTGCTGCTCGCCTTCCTGCCGATGGTGGGATCGCTGCTCTGGATCCAGCCACGAGTGAGGCGCGCGTTCCAGGTGGTGCGCTCCAAGATGGCCGACCTCATGGGTCGCACCTCGGAGCAGATCGTGGGAGTGGCGACCATCCGCTCGTACGGGGTGCAGCAGCGGATGCGCGATCAGCTGCACGGCGAGATCGACGACATCCTCGCGGCCGAGCGGAAGGCGTCGATCCTCGCATCCGCCAACTTCTCGTCGACCGTGATCGGACAGTCGCTCGCGACAGGCCTGGCGCTCATCGGCGGCACCATGCTCGCGGTGCGCGGCGAGCTGACCGTGGGCACCGTGGTGGCGTTCGCCTTCCTCGTGTACATGTTCGCGGGACCACTGATGTGGATCATCGAGATGCTCGCCGAGATGCAGCGCGCGGTGGTGGGCTGGAAGCGCGTGCTCGAACTCGTGGATCAGGAGGTCACCGTCGCGGACCCGGGCGACGATGGCACGCCCATCCCGCACGGTCATGGCGAGCTGTCCGTCGAGGGCGTCCGCCTGACGTACTCCGATGGTCCCGAGGTGCTCAAGGGCGTGGACCTCGCAGTTCCCGCGGGGCGACGCATCGCGCTCGTCGGGCAGACCGGCTCCGGAAAGACCTCTCTCGCCCGGCTGATGTCGCGGTTCTTCGACCCGACGGAGGGCGTGGTGCGCGTGGGCGGCGTGGACCTGCGCGAGGTGCCGATGCGCTCGCTGCGCCGATCCGTCGCCGTCGTGCCGCAGGAGGGCTTCCTCTTCGACGGCACGGTGCGCTCCAACCTGGCGTACGCGCTGCCTCAGGCGAGCGACGAGGACCTCGAGCACCGGGCCCTCGCCGCGTTCGAATCGCTGGGTCTCGACGCGTGGATCGCCGCCCTTCCGCACGGGCTCGACACGCCGGTCGGCCCGCGGGGAGAGCTGCTCAGCGCGGGGGAGCGACAGCTCGTCTCCATCGCCCGCGCGTATCTTCGCGACCCCGATCTGCTGATCCTCGACGAGGCGACCAGCGCGGTCGACCCCGCCACCGAGGTGCGCATCTCGCGCGCCCTCGAGGGGCTCATGCAGGGACGCACGGCGGTCGTGATCGCGCACCGGCTGTCGACTGCCGAGCGCGCGGACGTCGTCGCCGTGATGGAGCAGGGCGAGCTCGTCGAGGTGGGTCCGCACCGCGAGCTCGTTGCCGCCGGCGGGATCTATGCCAGCCTCTATGGCGCGTGGGTGTCGCAGACGCGCGACTGA